Part of the Mytilus edulis chromosome 9, xbMytEdul2.2, whole genome shotgun sequence genome, AGGCCGCCATTCTTCCTTTTGCTGGTATGGTTCAAGGTATGTATGCATCCAAAATATCTTATATGAATATTCATTCAAATATCTCTACATGTCAAGTATGAAAATAAACCAGTAGTTTAACAACATATAATGCTCCATGTAGCGGTATGTTTTGCCTAGCACATGAACATTACtagtatatgaatataaatgactttaaaaaaactataacatgcaattgggtttttttaaaaGGAGGCAAAGGTtacaaaatgtttaatgaaaGAAATAAACGATAAACATCATGAAATGCGAAAAACAGACGAATACATACAACCGATTACAAAATGCCCTACATAAAccataaagactgaacaacatgaaccccatcaaaaaccgaCGAGGTGGATCTCTGGTGCCACGGAAGCGAGGTTTGACACCGCATCTCAATTATAACATAACGCTAGGTAATAAATTCTTTATATGCGCTATTCTATTCAAATGTTTGATACCTTTTTCAACCTTTTTTGCGACAGTTGTACACTTACATGAAACAATTTCTGTGCGCACATAATGCTTATCCTTTGAATTGTGTTCATCAATCGACCAATTTCAAGAATATAAATACAGCTagtttcctaatgcatgtaaagcaagactttggttagcttgcttgcttagtttgtatattgtacaattgtaattggtacaatgtccaatcaaatttaaatacaatatatacagattaaaatatgcctatatatttattgtttgaagatgtcaatgttaattacaaacatgacaaagcttgaattaatgtttatacaaacagagcaagcaagccTATCCAAGTTTTCCTTTACAAGCATAAGAAAATTAGCTGttatacttttttaatatttctatttcaGGTGGATGGTGTGAAAAATATAGAACCCTAGGTGAACATTGCAGCGGTATAGCTACGATGAATGGCCATTGCGGGTGTGCACCTGGTTTGAAATGTACTGCTGTCCAGGATCCGACACTCCCTCCTCTGACAATTGCCCCAATCAAGACGATCTTGAAACGTAGTATGCTTTTTGGTTGGCACAGTGAATGCAAAGCAGCACCATAATGTacagactgaaaaaaaaaaacaataaacatctGCTGAAGATTTGGCCTGAAAAACTGGCTTACGTCTTGTTATTTCAAATTCCAGGACAAGACCAAACATtagctgttgtctgttctatggtcgggttgttgtctctttgacacattccccatttccattttcaattttataccatatttggtttataacaatgtaaaatattttacaaaattataaaaataaatggggaatgtgtctgtGTCCATGGAACACAGATGTTGCCCACGTTTGCATatcatataatgttataaaggggcataattgAATAACGGTAAAAGTGATGTTAGccaaaatttgtacttgatccgagttttgtggtgataagcattgtgtattaatTTCATAAATCATGGTTTGGGCAACCTTAAATTCAAATCggaaacaaaacaaatagtattttttttccatttgtgaatagtaaaagcaacagtagtataccgctgttcgaaacttataaatcgatagaaaaaaaaacggattacaaactaaaacagagcaACGACATAACATtagaatgtaacacacacagaaacgaaataagcattagacaaaatccgatgaaaataacaaatataacatcaaaactaaatacatgaatttagactcatcatagataccaggattacatgttttatttacgccagacgcgcgtttatctacaaaagactcatcagtgacgctcgaataaaaataagttaaaaaggccaataaagtaagaagttgaagagcattgaggaataAAATTCCTcaaatttttgccaaatacagctaaggtaatctattcctgaggtagaaaagcctaagtattacaaaaattcaaaagttttgtaaacagttaattttttagaaaatatgaccatatcataaataattcatgtcagcacagaagtagtgctgactactgggctggtgataccctcggggaattaaaactccaccagcagtggcatcgacctagtggttgtaaaAAATGggtataactctagaacggttaaagtgacaccaccaaaattgaAACTTGATCTGCATTTTGTATTAATAAGCATCATgtacattgtgtataagtttcgaATCATTTAGTTGAGAccaactaaagttagagaacggtaACAGAATATTCAGCATTTTTCCATATGTAAAAGGAACCCAACTCTAGAACGGTTGACGTGacgttagagaacggaaaccaactaTGGGACGTACGGACGTAGTTACaaacggacaagggtaaaacataatgccccctccactacgGCGGGGCATAAAGtac contains:
- the LOC139488243 gene encoding uncharacterized protein codes for the protein MWKEIFVLFGISIAIASSLKVQCKHASECASDECCYYHEGPMVASKKRQAAILPFAGMVQGGWCEKYRTLGEHCSGIATMNGHCGCAPGLKCTAVQDPTLPPLTIAPIKTILKRSMLFGWHSECKAAP